Proteins co-encoded in one Lasioglossum baleicum chromosome 14, iyLasBale1, whole genome shotgun sequence genomic window:
- the LOC143215745 gene encoding uncharacterized protein LOC143215745 has translation MTPSIESSPIQNLEALLVHSLGPNFEIKNLEWKPLTAPGENFGSIMLAINVTVIHSNKTETMNLVAKLPPTSEYLLELFNSPITFKKELEFYSTMTREFENLQLECGIEEKDLSVLAPKYFGGRLGLRNPDKFDEQAIIILENLKYNGYGTEDRIYGLDEKHTKFALEELAKLHALTVALKLKKPQIFEKIKEDVLTDVLSETTEKCVLDMIRKAQADVKDIEEVKPYLDRIERTIEYGVELNKNAAKPEEPWATLVHNDFWVNNMMFRHDARGELVGVKIVDFQLCVYDYGINDLLFFLVSSVNKDILDHQLDDMIDYYYCSFIKSLKMLNIDTEKFPKKRFDEIVKHCGPMKFNQCLMMAQVIQAPKDNTPELNNLDVDQFLNRKVDNVYRQKLLHIVQLFVKRGWLIE, from the coding sequence ATGACTCCATCCATCGAATCATCGCCGATACAGAACCTGGAGGCCCTGCTGGTACACAGTCTGGGCCCGAACTTCGAGATCAAGAATCTAGAATGGAAGCCTCTGACAGCCCCGGGAGAGAACTTCGGCAGCATCATGCTAGCCATCAACGTGACAGTGATCCATTCCAACAAGACCGAAACAATGAACCTTGTGGCGAAGCTACCACCAACGTCGGAGTATCTGTTAGAGTTGTTCAACAGCCCTATAACATTTAAAAAGGAATTGGAGTTCTATAGTACCATGACGAGAGAGTTCGAGAACCTCCAACTAGAATGTGGAATAGAGGAGAAAGATCTGAGCGTGCTAGCTCCCAAGTATTTCGGAGGAAGATTGGGTCTGCGCAACCCGGACAAGTTCGACGAGCAAGCTATCATCATTCTAGAGAACCTGAAGTACAACGGCTACGGGACCGAAGACAGAATATACGGACTCGACGAGAAACACACGAAGTTTGCGCTAGAAGAACTGGCTAAACTGCACGCTCTGACTGTCGCGCTGAAGCTGAAGAAGCCTCAGATATTCGAGAAGATAAAGGAAGACGTGTTGACGGATGTTCTCAGCGAGACGACGGAGAAATGTGTTCTTGACATGATCAGGAAGGCGCAGGCGGACGTAAAAGACATCGAGGAAGTCAAGCCTTATCTAGATCGCATCGAGAGAACCATCGAATACGGCGTGGAGCTGAACAAGAACGCTGCGAAGCCTGAAGAACCGTGGGCGACGCTGGTCCACAATGACTTCTGGGTGAACAACATGATGTTCAGACACGATGCTCGCGGAGAACTTGTTGGCGTGAAGATCGTAGACTTCCAGCTGTGTGTCTACGATTATGGCATCAACGATCTCCTTTTCTTCCTGGTGTCCAGTGTGAACAAGGACATTCTAGACCATCAATTGGACGATATGATCGATTATTACTATTGCAGCTTCATTAAATCCTTGAAGATGCTCAACATCGACACAGAAAAGTTCCCGAAGAAGAGATTCGACGAGATCGTGAAACATTGTGGACCAATGAAGTTCAACCAGTGCCTGATGATGGCGCAAGTGATTCAAGCGCCCAAGGACAACACTCCGGAGCTGAACAATTTGGACGTCGACCAATTCTTGAACCGGAAAGTCGATAACGTTTACAGGCAGAAGTTGTTGCACATCGTGCAGCTGTTTGTCAAACGAGGATGGTTAATCGAGTAG